The nucleotide sequence GGATGCCGAGGATCTGCAGGGCATCCATCACGGCGCCCGTCACCCAGCTTTGCAGGGAGAAGGTCAGGCGCGCGTAGGTGCCGTCGGGGATCGGGGCGACCATCGGCCACAGCAGCAGGGCGGTGACGCTGATCCAGTTGAGCGGCAGCAGACGCACGCGTTCGTCGGCCAGCACCAACAGTCCCGCCCCCAGCAAGGCGGACAGGGCGGCGGCGAGCAGGAAAAGCACAACCGCGTGATTCCACGCCAAGGTGGCGGCGAAGAGCCCGGCGAGGCCCACCAGTGCCAGCCCGGCCGTGACGGTGAGGGTGAGCAGGCCGAGCGCCCAGGGGCGGGCGGGCAGCCAGCGCCAAGGGCCCTGTTTCCGGCTTTCCCACAGGAGCAGCAGGAAGATCAACGGGGCAAAAAAACCGTGGGAGAGATCCGGGTTCCGGCTCCACTCCGGCCACAGATGGAGGCTGTAGGCGATGACGCTGGCGCCGAGTGCGGCCAGCATGACCAAGATGCCCGCGGGCAACCGGACGCGGGCGGCCGGGGGGGCGGGAAGGGCGGCCGAAGTCATGGCTTGCGGGCCGGGGCGGTCGGGCGGTCGAGCACCACGTAGATGACCTCCACCGGCAGCGGCACGAGCGGGAGCAGTTGGGAGAGCTGCTGCTGGCCGGCACCCTGCAGCAGCAGGTCGCCGACCGCCCTCACCGCTTTGGCGTTCGCGGCAGTGAAGCGGGTGATCGTCCCGGCCAGTTCTTCGGCGCGGGCTGTGTCCTTGCACGCGATCGCCGCGAGGTACGTCGCGTGGTAGAGGGGCAGGGTGTCACTGCTCAAGGGCGGGCCGTGCCGCTGGAAGCGCTCGGCGTAGCGGGTGAAGGCCGCGGCGTCGGGTGAGCGGATGAACCACGCACAAAACTGAGCCGCCAGCCGCGGCGTCATGGGGTAACTCAGCAGGTTGTCGTATTCCGGCCCCATCAAGGAGGTCCATTTCTGGGCCTCGAAGAGGCGCAGGCGGAGGAAGGCGGCTTCCTCGAGCGGGAGGCGGGAACCATAGGCATTGATCAGGTCGCTCGCCGCCTCAAAGCGGCCGAGGTCCATCAGCGTCTCCGCCTGGTAGTAAGGCAGGTAGGGGCTGCCGGGCCGGCCGTGGACGCGGGTCAGGAGCGGCAGGGCCTGGTCGGGGTGGCGCTGGAGCAGGAGCAGTTCGATGCGGGCGAGTTCGAGGCACCACTCCGGCAGATCCGTGTGGTGATTGAGGAGGGTCTCGAGCGCGGACTGGTCGCGGGTCTGGCGGGCGGAGAAGAGCAGGGTGTGGAGCCAGGCCTCGCGGCGGCCGGAATCCTCGCTGAGCATCGCAGTGGCCAGGGGCTTGATCTGGGGGTAGTCGCCCCGCGCGAGCAGCGCGCGGATCCAGATCTGCGCGGTGGCCGGTCGCTGCTCGGGCACCTCATGCATCAGCCGGGCGTAGATGTGCTCGGCCACATAAGGCTGGCCGGCGATCTGGCTGAGGGTGGCGAGGGTGAGGGCGGCGGGGTAGTTCTGCGGGTTGATCTCGCAGACCAGCTGCAGGGCGAGGATCGCCTCGGCATAATCCCCCTTGGCCAGGGCCTGTTGGGCCCGGGTCGCATAAAGCTTTTCCTGGGAACCGCGCAGTTCGGACCAGAGCGGCGGCCAGACCACGGTCAGGTAGCTGGTATCATAGCTGGCGGTGCGGAGGAAGGCGAAGACCGCCAAGGTGGCGGCGAGATAAAGGCTGAGAAAGGCAGCCCCGCCGTAGAGGGCGGCGCGGCCCCAGAACGGCCGGACGCGCTCGGCATCGACGCCGCAGCGCCAGCCTTCCTTGGTCTCCGTGAGCAGCGGGCAGACGCGGCGGAACCGCGCGGGCTGGCGCCAGTGGGTCACCGCGTTGCAGCGCGAGTCGAGGGCGTGGCCGGAATCGCTGAAGACCTGGCAGGGACAGCTGTCGCGGGTGGGGCCCTTCAGGCGGAACCAGGTCTTGCGGGCGTTCCAGTAAAGGAGCGCCCACCAGAACATAATGAAATCTGCGATCCAGCCGGTCACGCGGGCAAACTAGGGCGTCGGGTCCCGCCCGCAACGCGCAATTCGCCGGCTCCGGTCCTTTGACGGGGCCGGTTTTCTGGCTAGGATTCGCTGTTCCACGCCATGAAATCGTTCACCTCACTCCTCTTCGCCGGGGCCACTGCGGTGGTCCTCGGCTTGGCCGCCCAGGCGGCGCCCGCGGTCGGGCAACCGGCTCCGGATTTCACCCTCACTGATGTCAACGGCCAGACCCACGCGCTGTCGGCCTACCGCGGCAAGACCGTGGTCCTCGAATGGGTCAACCCGGAGTGTCCGATCGTGCAGAAACACTACGACCGGAGCGGCAACCTCCCCGCCACCCAGTCAGCGGTGGTGGCGGAGGGGGCGGTATGGTTCGCGATCAATTCCGGCCATGAAGGCGCGCAGGGTGATTTCGAGGCGGAGGAAGTGGTGGCCTGGAGCCGCAAAAACAACGCCGCCTTCACGGCCTACCTCCGTGACCGGACCGGCGAGGTGGGCAAACGCTACGACGCCCGCCACACACCCACGCTGTTCATCATCGATCCCGCTGGGACGCTCGTCTACGCCGGCGCCATCGACAGCATCAGCTCGGGCAACCCGGCGGACATCAAGCGGGCGACCAATTACGTGCAGGCCGCCTTCGCCGACCTCAAGGCCGGCAAGCCGGTCGCCACCCCGGTCACGCGTGCCTACGGGTGCGGTGTGAAGTACGCGAACTGAGTCAGCCTTTCCGTTGGCCATAGCGAAAGGCCGGAGCACGGGCTCCGGCTTTTTGCTGGCGGGCCCTGAGCACCCCGGGATCGCGTGCCCGCCCCGCCGCATGAAGAGCCGGCGACCTCGCCCGCGGGATGGGGATTTTCCTCTTATCCCACCGGCAAACCCTGCGCATCTGTCGCATACGCCGGGGTCGCACCGTCCCGGGCGGCGACGAACTCACCGAGACGGCAGGCGCGCTCGAGGGCGACGGCGGGGCTTTCATCGTGACGGAGCAAGCCGGCGAGCAGGCCGGCGGTGAACGCATCGCCGGCGCCGACGGTATCGCGGACGGTCGTGGGCCGGGCGGCTACCCAGTGCCAGGCGCCGTGGGCGAGGAGGCCGGCGCCGTGTTCTCCGGCGGTGACGCAGACCAAGGGATTCCCGCAACTCACGGCCAACGCGCGGGCGTGGGCTTCCTCACGGCCGGGCAGGGGAGTGTCGTCAGTGAGGCGCGCCGCCTCGCCGGCGTTGAGTTTCAGGAGCGTGCATTTCCGGGCGAGCT is from Lacunisphaera limnophila and encodes:
- a CDS encoding tetratricopeptide repeat protein, whose protein sequence is MTGWIADFIMFWWALLYWNARKTWFRLKGPTRDSCPCQVFSDSGHALDSRCNAVTHWRQPARFRRVCPLLTETKEGWRCGVDAERVRPFWGRAALYGGAAFLSLYLAATLAVFAFLRTASYDTSYLTVVWPPLWSELRGSQEKLYATRAQQALAKGDYAEAILALQLVCEINPQNYPAALTLATLSQIAGQPYVAEHIYARLMHEVPEQRPATAQIWIRALLARGDYPQIKPLATAMLSEDSGRREAWLHTLLFSARQTRDQSALETLLNHHTDLPEWCLELARIELLLLQRHPDQALPLLTRVHGRPGSPYLPYYQAETLMDLGRFEAASDLINAYGSRLPLEEAAFLRLRLFEAQKWTSLMGPEYDNLLSYPMTPRLAAQFCAWFIRSPDAAAFTRYAERFQRHGPPLSSDTLPLYHATYLAAIACKDTARAEELAGTITRFTAANAKAVRAVGDLLLQGAGQQQLSQLLPLVPLPVEVIYVVLDRPTAPARKP
- a CDS encoding redoxin domain-containing protein, with the protein product MKSFTSLLFAGATAVVLGLAAQAAPAVGQPAPDFTLTDVNGQTHALSAYRGKTVVLEWVNPECPIVQKHYDRSGNLPATQSAVVAEGAVWFAINSGHEGAQGDFEAEEVVAWSRKNNAAFTAYLRDRTGEVGKRYDARHTPTLFIIDPAGTLVYAGAIDSISSGNPADIKRATNYVQAAFADLKAGKPVATPVTRAYGCGVKYAN